The Pocillopora verrucosa isolate sample1 chromosome 2, ASM3666991v2, whole genome shotgun sequence genome has a segment encoding these proteins:
- the LOC131790532 gene encoding uncharacterized protein: MNIYSHSFRKSKRVKCYITNFKSWKILSGNRCDSLQSTQICAMVSQKYHTPFCIKNCKVEHHDLVTVLCLDSSQKSDELPDLLKECIESYGRSWDRNSNVPDPLEDLRCPLLYLASAFGKAGLVKALLQDGFDPHVLNSCGETALHGAVEYIYRTGSLQTRGLKVASTLGPIKNRRKAFERILVALTDSDPKIIFVPDNNGNTVFHAVAENVWNDRESDRLGKSATFYQFCMSSMVNRVLEMEEAGQVTRTETLEGLNAQNNEGDTIFHILARDYAYGFKTMKQILKIFFPGEVPSIVNKENQTVPDIALARNRKRATQVFPEFLAKSESVITISSESDISDNDSQTPSTSRDSGPSAITNRDRPIVISDSNVPQITYTIEEEDDGSDEAITVSRETDAGSVFGDTSAPINSNVRRHDLLTVSFDSSLGKLSQMDIPSFNSLSEKSNQIISPYESVLNVPVEAEVMCASQTIQSTVNLTLEENTERNNASETGDALHAASKRPEVSDTCTNGTDNAPSDPKAPFTHKLSSDDSKVANSITKDVAIVTSPTEERIALSSVEVAVCSATVPEKSNSGPCLGKSSAAEGSCRPEAQTTQAEKNDQSDKNTIELHDSPESKSGSPDVHDKQIPLQSPVTLTSISRQDDVASKQQPSVSKVLETSRGKQAANSSQAKVTGESKARDLPNRPRKQIPESSEYMEEYTYGIMNTPVLSPRRNIDHTSVRTHHTISATSLTSASTESVHFQSFEPLDADDEASDEKSTILKCITDNSFLEFLITEGLELDACSKKGVVEVVIAQYNNKLDKVESTIPKLAAQLRETESNITQQKEKVKQLQEEIEFVKGEIVKNENLFQDFTTEQQGLSKQRKALKRKVARCERTMTKLLGKAKKPRVE, translated from the exons ATGAACATATATTCACATTCATTTCGAAAGTCTAAGCGAGTGAAATGTTacattacaaattttaaaagttggaAAATATTGTCTGGAAATCGCTGTGATTCTTTACAA AGCACTCAAATCTGCGCGATGGTTTCTCAAAAGTATCACACTCCATTCTGTATCAAGAACTGTAAGGTCGAACATCACGACTTAGTCACCGTTTTGTGCTTGGATAGTTCGCAAAAATCCGACGAGCTTCCCGACTTACTGAAGGAATGCATTGAATCGTACGGCAGGAGCTGGGATCGCAATAGCAATGTCCCTGATCCCTTAGAAGACCTAAGATGTCCCCTGTTATACCTTGCCTCTGCATTCGGCAAGGCAGGCCTGGTGAAAGCACTCCTACAGGACGGCTTTGATCCGCACGTTCTCAACTCCTGCGGTGAGACCGCCTTGCACGGTGCTGTCGAGTACATTTACAGAACAGGTTCCTTGCAGACCAGAGGCTTGAAAGTGGCATCAACTTTAGGGCCCATTAAAAACAGGAGGAAAGCGTTTGAGCGAATTTTGGTCGCTTTGACTGACAGCGATCCCAAGATCATATTTGTACCAGACAACAACGGAAATACAGTTTTTCATGCCGTAGCTGAAAATGTTTGGAATGATCGAGAAAGTGACCGGCTTGGAAAAAGTGCCACGTTTTACCAATTCTGTATGAGTAGTATGGTGAACCGGGTGTTAGAGATGGAAGAAGCTGGACAGGTCACAAGAACCGAAACGTTAGAGGGCTTAAATGCACAGAACAATGAAGGAGATACGATTTTTCACATCTTGGCGCGAGATTATGCCTACGGTTTTAAGACcatgaaacaaattctgaaaattttctttcctggtGAAGTGCCGTCCATAGTCAACAAAGAGAACCAGACTGTCCCCGACATCGCGTTGGCACGCAATCGTAAGAGAGCGACGCAAGTTTTTCCGGAATTTTTAGCGAAAA gTGAGAGTGTGATCACAATCAGCTCAGAATCCGACATTTCGGACAACGACTCACAAACTCCCAGCACCTCAAGGGACTCGGGACCTTCTGCGATCACAAACAGAGATCGTCCAATTGTCATCTCTGATAGCAATGTACCACAGATCACCTACACTATCGAAGAAGAGGACGATGGTTCCGATGAAGCCATCACTGTTTCACGGGAGACTGACGCTGGATCAGTGTTTGGAGACACTTCTGCTCCAATTAATTCAAACGTTAGACGGCACGATCTTCTGACAGTTTCGTTTGATAGCAGCTTGGGTAAACTATCGCAGATGGATATCCCTTCGTTCAACAGCCTTTCTGAGAAGTCCAATCAGATCATCTCCCCCTATGAGAGTGTATTAAATGTGCCAGTTGAAGCAGAAGTCATGTGCGCCTCTCAAACTATCCAGTCTACCGTGAACTTGACTTTGGAGGAAAATACCGAGCGGAATAACGCATCTGAAACTGGGGACGCACTTCACGCCGCATCAAAACGCCCTGAGGTGTCGGACACTTGTACTAACGGCACAGATAATGCTCCGTCTGACCCAAAAGCACCCTTCACCCATAAACTCTCTTCCGATGATTCTAAAGTCGCCAATAGCATTACTAAGGACGTAGCTATTGTCACATCTCCCACTGAAGAGCGGATAGCCTTAAGCTCTGTGGAAGTTGCTGTATGCAGCGCTACTGTACCCGAAAAAAGTAATAGTGGGCCTTGTCTAGGGAAAAGCTCTGCGGCCGAGGGGTCCTGTAGACCCGAAGCTCAGACAACACAGGCAGAAAAAAATGACCAATCTGATAAGAACACGATTGAGTTACACGATTCTCCAGAGTCAAAAAGTGGCTCTCCGGACGTGCATGACAAGCAAATCCCATTACAGTCTCCAGTTACTCTCACTAGCATAAGCCGCCAAGACGATGTTGCCTCCAAGCAGCAACCCTCTGTTTCCAAAGTCCTCGAGACCAGTCGCGGTAAGCAGGCTGCTAATTCTTCCCAAGCCAAGGTTACTGGTGAGTCAAAAGCTCGGGATCTACCCAACCGCCCTCGGAAACAAATCCCAGAGTCTTCTGAATACATGGAGGAGTACACCTATGGCATAATGAACACGCCCGTATTAAGCCCACGACGAAACATTGATCACACCAGCGTACGTACGCACCACACCATTTCCGCCACTTCCTTAACGTCGGCCAGCACTGAAAGTGTCCATTTCCAGTCTTTTGAACCATTGGACGCTGATGACGAGGCCTCAGATGAAAAAAGTACTATTTTGAAGTGCATCACAGACAACTCCTTCCTAGAGTTCCTCATAACCGAGGGGCTCGAACTGGATGCGTGCAGCAAAAAGGGCGTGGTGGAAGTGGTTATAGCGCAGTATAATAATAAGCTTGACAAAGTAGAGAGCACTATTCCTAAACTGGCTGCACAGTTAAGGGAAACAGAATCAAATATTACTCAACAGAAGGAGAAAGTCAAACAGCTGCAAGAAGAGATAGAATTTGTGAAGGGAGAGATTGTCAAAAACGAGAATTTGTTTCAGGACTTTACAACCGAGCAACAAGGGTTAAGTAAACAGAGAAAAGCTCTTAAAAGGAAAGTTGCCCGTTGTGAACGTACCATGACAAAGCTACTGGGAAAAGCTAAGAAACCCCGTGTGGAATGA
- the LOC131790605 gene encoding synaptic vesicle 2-related protein — protein sequence MAENGVELELKDVAVTRSEKLSSPSTQRPNYESLKEHNDNNENVEQTFTLSEAVETIGMGKFQILLILMAGFVNMCDSLELLLLAVLSPTIHCLWHLSSWEEAFITTIVFVGMSVGCPVWGWLSDNLGRKSMIIISASWLFYFGFISSFSPHYFWLVALRCLVGFGIGGIPTMYTLLIEFLPIHLRSYIILCLAFFWALGSTFMVVVALIVMPTLGWRWMTAIATVPVIIFIILCRWLPESPRYLITAGEKEKGMEVLERMARINGSKLPPGTLKIETQTVERVKIQVLFNSEYRLTTLLLWLTFFTSGFLYYGVVLMSAQVLQQVRPDESICDLESLSTATAECGCQLLTVNDYMNLLWTTVAEYPGILFTMLFMERLGRKKTLAVEFFIIAACLGLMFICTGRTLLLVLLFLARGMSLGVFQGFFVYAPEVYPTVIRSLGFGFCSTWARFGGMLTPYIAQVLLRVSWNLSLVVYISLSLMSLVATLLLPYETKGRPMQEM from the exons ATGGCTGAAAACGGCGTTGAACTAGAATTGAAAGATGTTGCAGTAACGAGAAGCGAAAAGCTGAGCTCCCCGAGCACACAGCGTCCCAACTACGAGTCGCTGAAAGAACACAACGACAACAATG aaaatgtgGAACAAACATTCACTTTGTCTGAAGCTGTGGAGACAATTGGAATGGGAAAATTCCAGATCTTACTTATTCTTATGGCTGGCTTTGTCAAT ATGTGCGATTCCTTGGAGCTATTGTTGCTTGCTGTTTTGAGTCCAACAATTCACTGTCTGTGGCATTTGTCATCATGGGAAGAGGCTTTCATTACTACA ATTGTTTTTGTTGGTATGTCTGTTGGCTGTCCTGTGTGGGGCTGGTTATCTGATAATTTAGGACGAAAAAGT ATGATTATTATAAGTGCAAGCTGGCTGTTCtattttggtttcatcagttcTTTTTCACCACACTACTTCTGGCTTGTTGCATTAAGATGCTTGGTGGGATTTGGAATTGGTGGTATACCAACAAT GTACACACTTCTAATTGAATTTCTTCCCATCCATTTGAGGTCATACATTATCTTGTGCCTTGCT TTTTTCTGGGCACTTGGATCAACTTTTATGGTAGTTGTAGCACTTATTGTCATGCCCACACTTGGCTGGAGGTGGATGACTGCTATTGCAACAGTCCCTGTTATTATATTCATTATTTTATGTAGG TGGTTGCCAGAATCACCTCGGTATCTGATTACTgcaggtgaaaaagaaaaaggaatggaGGTATTAGAGCGCATGGCCAGAATCAATGGCTCCAAGCTTCCACCAGGAACTCTTAAAATTGAAACACAG ACTGTTGAACGAGTGAAAATCCAAGTTCTTTTTAACTCAGAATATAGATTGACAACCCTTCTTCTCTGGCTAACTTT TTTCACTTCTGGATTTTTGTACTATGGTGTTGTGTTGATGTCAGCCCAAGTTCTTCAGCAAGTCAGGCCAGATGAAAGTATTTGTGATCTAG AGAGTTTGTCTACTGCTACTGCTGAATGTGGCTGCCAACTTCTTACAGTCAATGATTATATGAATCTTCTTTGGACAACAGTTGCGGAGTATCCTG GGATATTGTTTACAATGCTCTTTATGGAGAGGCttggtagaaaaaaaactttggctGTAGAGTTCTTTATAATAGCTGCATGCTTGGGACTCATGTTTATTTGCACAGGAAG AACTTTACTGCTGGTACTTTTATTCCTGGCTCGTGGGATGTCATTAGGTGTCTTCCAAGGGTTTTTCGTTTATGCCCCTGAG GTTTATCCCACAGTCATCCGATCATTAGGATTTGGCTTTTGTTCTACCTGGGCTCGTTTTGGAGGAATGTTAACACCTTACATAGCTCAG GTATTGCTGCGAGTGTCCTGGAACTTGTCTCTTGTTGTTTATATATCCTTAAGCCTGATGTCTTTAGTTGCAACACTACTGCTTCCATATGAAACAAAGGGACGACCTATGCAG gaaatGTGA
- the LOC131790732 gene encoding uncharacterized protein, translating to MNDETKCHTPFCPKDCSVVHHDLIKALCIERNRRETSSRFSSKSHVLLRQCVHSYEQNGWDRNSAVPDSLPDLRHPLLYLTCAFGKHRVLETLVKLDFNPAVVTKDGANGLHALVDHFYRVGNMKQCGGFMAIDKRLEVFENVVSILCSRDPNIFSTRENIQGRTPLHMAAESVVCTSRHARVDGRCDPLKRTRYFQRCLEVMLGHILELRSNSLLTDSQVMNTISSQDNEGNTILHILAKSRTLPGWESIQYLLKNFADSEFPQKRNKDSKTAFDILSQFNGFMAKRLFHPNDVEMIMEQDVNGSSSPTNCDPLLSLEASGLTRITTSPSFTNDITVQAVWSKAPQAAGSPSKGMQKVIPVRSLESVVLSLRNTAKSSATPAGKSHAGSPSSPTQNELSVLSPNPFLVNEKSKDPVGLELGSDCGEENSSGFVDNETISPGSGEVPSQISGNAVEDFPARRFSGDEPYPVFLPNFSQSEVECSESDIEKQGVRDTFSSCCPPLSHQTNVELENSVGMSPSTPDSWMLSSEREATASSSTSCVASLAGSSQKSPPHKHLDSTTTTKQNGQVTADSAEDKRPVGTASSSGDSAFFDFLLTQGSDFNPSMKLQIVELIKGEFGKKMTGFNMEIFKVETEKKNLESEIKNSKLKLQQKEEERRRLFADIEKLQRNIVQATEKHKVLSEKCMKLKEDSEVVKRKISSCEEVEKELFGTPAKMQKFLDSK from the exons ATGAACGACGAGACGAAGTGTCACACGCCGTTTTGTCCTAAAGACTGCTCTGTAGTTCATCATGATTTGATCAAAGCCTTGTGCATTGAGAGGAACCGCAGAGAAACCTCTAGCCGCTTTTCTTCCAAGTCCCACGTTTTGCTACGACAGTGCGTTCATTCGTACGAACAAAATGGTTGGGATCGAAACAGCGCCGTGCCAGATTCATTACCAGATCTAAGACACCCACTGCTATATTTAACCTGTGCATTCGGGAAACATCGAGTTCTAGAGACACTGGTGAAGCTAGATTTTAACCCTGCTGTTGTTACTAAGGATGGGGCAAACGGACTTCATGCCTTGGTCGACCATTTTTATCGAGTGGGTAACATGAAACAATGTGGTGGGTTCATGGCGATTGATAAGAGACTGGAAGTGTTTGAAAACGTGGTGAGTATTCTCTGCTCCCGTGACCCTAATATCTTCTCTACCAGAGAGAACATTCAAGGACGTACTCCCTTGCACATGGCTGCCGAAAGTGTAGTCTGTACTAGTAGACATGCCAGAGTGGATGGAAGATGCGATCCCTTGAAAAGGACCAGATACTTTCAACGCTGTTTGGAAGTCATGCTGGGTCACATTCTTGAACTTAGAAGTAACTCTCTGCTGACGGATTCTCAAGTGATGAATACTATTTCAAGTCAGGATAACGAGGGTAACACTATTTTACACATCCTGGCAAAGAGCCGTACCCTTCCGGGCTGGGAATCCATTCAATATCTCCTGAAAAATTTCGCAGATAGCGAATTCCCTCAGAAAAGGAATAAGGACTCCAAAACGGCATTCGACATACTTTCACAGTTCAACGGATTTATGGCGAAGAGGTTGTTTCACCCCAATGATGTGGAGATGATAATGGAACAAG ATGTCAATGGCAGTTCCTCACCTACAAACTGTGATCCTTTACTGAGCCTTGAAGCCTCAGGTCTCACCAGGATTACAACATCACCATCCTTTACTAATGACATTACTGTCCAAGCTGTGTGGAGTAAGGCCCCTCAAGCAGCTGGATCTCCATCCAAAGGAATGCAGAAAGTCATTCCAGTTAGGTCACTAGAGTCTGTTGTTCTTTCATTACGCAATACGGCAAAATCTTCAGCCACTCCAGCTGGAAAGAGTCACGCAGGAAGCCCAAGTTCCCCTACCCAAAATGAGCTCTCTGTGCTTTCACCAAATCCCTTCTTGGTTAATGAAAAGTCCAAAGATCCTGTGGGCTTGGAATTGGGGTCAGACTGTGGAGAGGAAAATTCATCAGGTTTTGTTGACAATGAAACAATTTCACCTGGATCAGGTGAGGTGCCATCCCAAATATCTGGAAATGCTGTGGAGGACTTTCCAGCAAGACGTTTCTCTGGTGATGAACCATACCCTGTTTTCTTGCCAAATTTTTCACAATCTGAAGTGGAGTGCAGTGAATCCGACATAGAAAAACAGGGGGTTAGAGATACATTTTCCTCATGTTGTCCACCTTTGTCACATCAAACCAATGTAGAATTGGAGAATTCTGTTGGTATGTCACCCTCGACTCCAGATTCTTGGATGCTAAGCAGTGAGAGGGAAGCCACTGCTTCTTCCAGCACATCTTGTGTAGCATCACTGGCTGGTTCTAGTCAGAAGTCACCACCACACAAACATTTAGACTCTACTACAACAACTAAACAGAATGGTCAAGTTACAGCTGACAGTGCAGAAGACAAACGGCCAGTTGGAACTGCATCTTCCTCAGGGGATAGTGCCTTTTTTGACTTTCTCTTGACACAAGGAAGTGATTTTAACCCATCAATGAAATTGCAGATTGTGGAATTGATTAAGGGCGAGTTTGGGAAAAAGATGACAGGCTTTAATATGGAGATCTTCAAGGTGGaaactgagaagaaaaatttggagTCAGAAATTAAGAACTCCAAACTGAAGTTGCAACAAAAAGAGGAAGAGAGACGCAGATTGTTTGCAGATATTGAAAAACTTCAGAGGAACATTGTGCAAGcaacagaaaaacacaaagTACTGTCAGAGAAATGCATGAAACTGAAAGAAGATTCAGAAGTTGTAAAGCGAAAGATTTCCTCCTGTGAAGAAGTAGAGAAGGAACTTTTTGGTACCCCTGCTAAGATGCAAAAGTTTTTGGATAGTAAATAA